One genomic window of Planctomycetaceae bacterium includes the following:
- a CDS encoding LamG-like jellyroll fold domain-containing protein translates to MPHQQCRLLCLQLAAASLLLLSTEAGPAARVLADGEGQPARDVDESSRLGAMRQDLAAYYPFDETFKDAAGMNPDALPRGSAKISATDTFAGGGAAELGGAAAGKGYLVIPAPNAMKFDKAFTLAGWCRAYGVSNGTEIMGTLAGKDGRGFVFTMRSNGNWGFHCRNAAGQQVLDQVHFDWAYRKYKAQTWCFFAFVVEETAAGRTLVCYGNAAGQGELKRSSSALTVKGDLGGGAFYLARTAPATFDELTVWNRALSADEVAFLFNKGRGFDCHKLLAPAATQPAASSQAAASRPAEPPQVQAIIDQINATDQPGEAMTLFNRGRAIGKNSAALRRAYMLKMLALGLPRLAHLAAAELVRIEPSNGTAWSVVAYYRLAKEGKYSQALDPAVRAAALAPSDASALSNLGALMAVCETMKLTVPMTPEAAKLLRDNEAMWKLEPPFAQAYQQTLDLFKKGLADADSLNTIVTAREKEIESLSAEVKLCQTTAAANAEKIVTLRTDAKRWTAEYDKVRSREQREGQTKPLEEYRRYVEAKYRGVATTIDALLKQNAELAGKVRDAAKRYEIAKAGLAEAKAALTKPTAPKIAWKPPCINAQPVADREIDGPLRLAAPAAPASQGDDSPEAKAAAALRVAELFLANNRKPQAMQSLREIIEQYPDTPAARQAADLLRRHGP, encoded by the coding sequence ATGCCGCACCAGCAATGTCGTCTGCTGTGTCTGCAACTCGCCGCCGCTTCGCTGCTGCTCTTGAGCACCGAGGCCGGACCGGCGGCGAGGGTCCTTGCCGACGGTGAGGGCCAGCCGGCGCGAGATGTGGATGAAAGCTCGCGCCTGGGCGCGATGCGGCAGGACCTGGCAGCGTACTATCCATTTGACGAGACGTTCAAAGACGCCGCCGGCATGAACCCCGACGCGCTGCCCCGCGGGTCGGCCAAGATCTCGGCCACCGACACCTTCGCCGGCGGCGGGGCGGCCGAACTGGGCGGCGCTGCGGCTGGCAAGGGCTACCTCGTCATCCCGGCGCCCAACGCCATGAAGTTCGACAAGGCCTTCACCCTGGCCGGCTGGTGCCGGGCCTATGGCGTCAGCAACGGCACGGAAATCATGGGCACGCTGGCGGGCAAGGACGGCCGCGGGTTCGTCTTCACGATGCGCAGCAACGGCAACTGGGGCTTCCACTGCCGCAATGCCGCCGGCCAGCAGGTGCTCGATCAGGTGCATTTCGACTGGGCGTACCGCAAGTACAAGGCCCAGACCTGGTGCTTCTTCGCCTTCGTCGTGGAAGAGACCGCCGCGGGCAGGACCCTTGTGTGTTATGGCAACGCGGCGGGTCAAGGTGAGTTGAAGCGTTCCAGCAGCGCCTTGACCGTCAAGGGCGACCTGGGCGGCGGGGCGTTCTACCTGGCTCGCACGGCGCCGGCGACCTTCGACGAGTTGACCGTGTGGAACAGGGCCTTGTCGGCCGACGAGGTGGCATTCCTTTTCAACAAAGGGCGCGGCTTTGATTGCCACAAGCTGCTCGCTCCGGCGGCGACGCAACCGGCGGCGAGCAGTCAGGCGGCGGCGTCGCGCCCGGCCGAGCCGCCGCAGGTGCAGGCCATCATCGATCAGATCAACGCCACCGACCAACCCGGCGAGGCTATGACGTTGTTCAATCGCGGGCGGGCGATCGGAAAGAACAGTGCCGCGCTGCGCCGGGCGTACATGCTCAAGATGCTGGCGCTGGGCCTGCCGCGACTGGCGCACCTGGCCGCGGCGGAACTGGTCCGCATTGAGCCTTCCAACGGCACGGCCTGGTCGGTCGTGGCGTACTATCGCCTGGCCAAAGAGGGCAAGTATTCGCAGGCGCTGGACCCGGCGGTGCGGGCCGCGGCATTGGCGCCCAGCGACGCCTCGGCCTTGAGCAACCTCGGGGCACTGATGGCCGTTTGCGAGACGATGAAGCTCACCGTGCCGATGACGCCCGAAGCGGCAAAGCTGCTCCGCGACAACGAGGCGATGTGGAAGCTCGAGCCGCCGTTCGCGCAGGCGTATCAGCAGACCCTCGATCTGTTCAAGAAGGGCCTCGCCGATGCCGACAGCCTGAACACTATCGTCACCGCCCGGGAGAAGGAGATCGAGTCGCTCTCGGCCGAGGTGAAACTCTGCCAGACCACCGCGGCAGCCAACGCCGAGAAGATCGTCACCCTGCGGACCGACGCCAAGCGATGGACCGCCGAATACGACAAAGTTCGCAGCCGCGAGCAGCGCGAAGGGCAGACCAAGCCGCTGGAAGAATACCGCCGCTACGTCGAGGCGAAATATCGCGGCGTGGCCACGACCATCGACGCCCTGCTCAAGCAGAACGCGGAACTGGCCGGCAAGGTCCGCGACGCGGCCAAAAGATACGAGATCGCCAAGGCCGGCCTCGCCGAGGCCAAAGCCGCCCTCACCAAGCCGACCGCGCCCAAAATCGCGTGGAAGCCTCCGTGCATAAACGCCCAGCCCGTCGCCGACCGCGAGATCGACGGACCACTCCGCCTGGCGGCGCCCGCCGCGCCTGCCTCGCAGGGCGACGATTCGCCCGAGGCCAAAGCGGCCGCCGCCCTGCGCGTGGCCGAACTGTTCCTGGCGAACAACCGCAAACCTCAGGCCATGCAATCCCTGCGAGAGATCATCGAGCAGTATCCCGACACTCCCGCCGCCCGACAGGCGGCCGACCTCCTCCGCCGCCACGGACCATGA
- a CDS encoding LamG-like jellyroll fold domain-containing protein — translation MLQWKGITAAMVLVGVSSLAQADLSTGAVAYYSFNADTQDATGDNPGGTLINSAVISNTVYKIGNGAADVGALNGGGYTDRVDIAQPNAFNFGSGAFSTAFWFRVNAHQSGASPIGPGVAGGAGWYINVESNGNWTLKYDTNTQVEQTIWLGDIWAWGASTNTNWMFFAMSVDPTAGSVTTWVQKSQNASLIKTVRSTVAVPGNAAATTGAPIVFDGSVNNTNALRMGYNFNATMDEVVLWNRALTDAETAELYNGGAGMDLTSVIGIPEPATMSLLAIGAVAALIRRRRN, via the coding sequence CAGCGGCAATGGTGCTGGTGGGTGTGTCTTCGCTGGCTCAGGCGGATCTGAGCACCGGGGCGGTTGCGTATTATTCGTTCAACGCCGATACGCAGGATGCTACGGGCGATAATCCCGGCGGAACGCTGATCAACAGTGCAGTCATCTCCAACACCGTCTACAAGATCGGTAACGGAGCGGCAGATGTGGGCGCTCTCAACGGTGGCGGTTACACTGATCGCGTGGACATCGCCCAGCCGAACGCCTTCAATTTCGGCTCCGGGGCGTTCTCGACGGCCTTCTGGTTCCGGGTCAACGCACACCAGAGTGGCGCCTCGCCGATTGGGCCAGGGGTTGCTGGCGGCGCAGGGTGGTACATCAACGTCGAAAGCAATGGCAACTGGACTTTGAAATACGACACTAACACCCAAGTGGAACAGACGATCTGGTTGGGCGACATCTGGGCCTGGGGCGCCAGCACGAACACCAATTGGATGTTCTTCGCCATGTCCGTGGATCCCACGGCCGGCTCAGTGACGACGTGGGTGCAGAAGTCCCAGAATGCCTCATTGATCAAGACGGTTCGCAGCACAGTGGCTGTTCCGGGAAACGCTGCGGCTACTACCGGAGCGCCCATCGTCTTTGATGGCAGCGTCAATAATACCAACGCGTTGCGAATGGGCTACAACTTCAATGCGACAATGGACGAAGTGGTCCTGTGGAATCGTGCCTTGACCGACGCGGAGACGGCCGAGTTGTACAACGGCGGGGCCGGGATGGACCTGACCAGCGTCATCGGGATCCCCGAGCCGGCGACGATGAGCCTGCTGGCCATCGGCGCCGTGGCGGCGCTGATTCGGCGGCGCAGGAACTAA